In Humulus lupulus chromosome 7, drHumLupu1.1, whole genome shotgun sequence, the following are encoded in one genomic region:
- the LOC133790811 gene encoding probable nucleolar protein 5-2 — translation MLILCETQAGFALLRLLDEGKLSKVEDLSKEFSTPESAKKLVELLAFSKYENTSEALESTTLLVDSKPSKGLRKFLRAHCKGETLAVADSKLGNIIKEKLQVDCVHNNAVMELMRGVRSQLTELIGVSAEDLAPMSLGLSHSLARYKLKFSADKVDTMIIQAIGLLDDLDKELNTYAMRVREWYGWHFPELAKIVQDNILYAKAVKLMGDRTNAAKLDFSEILPEEVETEMKEASMISMGTEVSDLDLINIKELCDQVISLSEYRAQLYDYLKSRMNTIAPNLTALVGELVGARLIAHGGSLINLAKQPGSTVQILGAEKALFRALKTKHATPKYGLIYHASLIGQAAPKLKGKISRSLAAKSALAIRYDALGDGQDNSMGLENRAKLEARLRNLEGKELGRFAGSAAKGKPKIEVYDKDRKAGAGGLITAAKTYNPAADSILGQTDKQEVLKKKSEEAAEESPVKAKKEKKKKKRQADDEDSAVPENGNGNAHADADADADGEVRKEKKKKKKHSAEEAEVQNDGEKVEVGEKKKKKRKHAEEEEPEVPSTKKEKKKKKKSSD, via the exons ATGCTTATATTATGTGAAACTCAGGCGGGTTTCGCCCTACTTAGACTGTTGGATGAAGGGAAGCTCTCCAAAGTTGAG GACTTATCAAAGGAGTTCTCTACTCCTGAATCAGCTAAAAAG TTGGTCGAGCTGTTAGCTTTCTCCAAGTATGAGAACACATCAGAAGCTTTAGAATCAACAACCTTACTGGTTGACAGTAAGCCCAGTAAAGGTCTTCGCAAGTTTTTGCGTGCTCACTGTAAAGGTGAAACATTAGCTGTAGCAGATTCAAAGCTTGGGAACATCATTAAAGAAAAATTG CAAGTAGACTGTGTGCACAACAATGCTGTTATGGAGTTGATGAGAGGTGTGCGAAGTCAATTGACTGAGCTGATTGGCGTATCAGCTGAAGATTTGGCACCAATGAGTTTGGGATTGTCTCATAGTCTTGCTCGATACAAGCTGAAGTTCAGTGCTGACAag GTTGATACAATGATTATTCAAGCCATTGGTTTGCTTGATGATCTTGATAAAGAGCTGAATACTTATGCAATGAGAGTTCGAGAATGGTACGGTTGGCATTTTCCAGAGCTTGCAAAGATTGTGCAGGACAACATCCTTTATGCCAAGGCAGTGAAGCTGATGGGTGACCGTACTAATGCTGCAAAACTTGATTTTTCTGAG ATATTGCCCGAGGAGGTTGAGACTGAAATGAAGGAAGCATCTATGATTTCCATGGGAACCGAAGTCAGTGACCTTGATTTGATTAACATCAAAGAATTATGTGACCAGGTCATCTCTCTTTCTGAGTACAGAGCTCAGCTTTACGATTATTTGAAGAGCAGAATGAACACCATTGCTCCAAATTTGACTGCTCTTGTTGGAGAGCTTGTTGGTGCTCGCCTCATAGCCCATGGGGGTAGTTTGATAAACCTTGCAAAACAGCCTGGAAGCACAGTCCAAATTCTTGGTGCTGAAAAGGCACTCTTCAGGGCCCTTAAGACCAAGCATGCAACTCCCAAGTATGGGCTTATCTACCATGCATCATTGATTGGGCAGGCAGCTCCTAAGCTTAAGGGAAAAATTTCAAGGTCACTGGCTGCAAAATCTGCATTGGCAATTAGATATGATGCTCTTGGAGATGGCCAAGATAACTCGATGGGATTGGAGAACCGAGCCAAG CTTGAGGCACGGTTGAGGAATCTTGAAGGAAAAGAGTTGGGTCGTTTTGCTGGATCAGCAGCTAAAGGCAAGCCAAAGATAGAAGTCTATGACAAGGACCGGAAGGCAGGTGCTGGGGGTTTGATTACTGCTGCCAAG ACTTACAACCCTGCAGCAGATTCGATTCTTGGACAAACTGATAAGCAAGAAGTTCTAAAGAAGAAGAGTGAGGAGGCAGCTGAGGAGTCTCCTGTTAAAgcgaaaaaagagaagaaaaagaagaagaggcaGGCTGATGATGAGGATTCAGCTGTGCCAGAGAACGGAAATGGTAATGCACATGCAGATGCAGATGCAGATGCAGATGGTGAAGttagaaaagagaagaagaagaagaagaaacactCAGCAGAGGAAGCTGAGGTACAGAATGATGGCGAAAAAGTTGAAGTAggtgaaaagaagaaaaagaaaagaaagcatGCCGAAGAAGAAGAACCAGAAGTACCCAGCAcgaagaaagagaaaaagaagaagaagaaaagttcaGATTGA
- the LOC133790810 gene encoding probable serine/threonine-protein kinase At1g54610, which translates to MGCVFGREVSSRTVSESKRESRDSSVASTRKVDEVSTGKVEESNVVEVHDEGTTTETQSQKEKKGDGGDQRPPKEGRRRSKPNQRLSNLPKHARGEQVAAGWPIWLTDACGEALDGWIPRRADTFEKIDKIGSGTYSNVYKAKDMLTGKIVALKKVRFDNLEPESVKFMAREILILRRLNHPNVVKLEGLVTSRMSCSLYLVFEYMDHDLAGLVASPDIKFTEPQVKCYMHQLLSGLEHCHNRGVLHRDIKGSNLLIDNEGVLRIADFGLASFFDPNHKHPMTSRVVTLWYRPPELLLGATDYGVGVDLWSAGCILAELLAGKPIMPGRTEVEQLHKIYKLCGSPTDEYWRKAKLPNATLFKPREPYRRCIKETFKDFPPSSLPLIDSLLAIDPAERMTATDALRSQFFMTEPYACEPSSLPKYPPTKEIDAKRRDDEARRQRAASKVQPENAKKPRTRERAVRAMPAPEANAELQANIDRRRLITHANAKSKSEKFPPPHQDGAVGFPVGSSHHIDPSAVPTDVPFSSTSFTYQKGPIQTWSGPLVDSAGVGAPRRKKHTTGDARETSKSQSSHRDRHEDARVKGKRSVA; encoded by the exons ATGGGTTGTGTGTTTGGGCGAGAGGTATCATCAAGAACAGTGTCCGAGTCCAAGAGGGAGAGTAGGGATTCGAGTGTAGCATCCACAAGGAAAGTAGATGAGGTTTCGACAGGGAAGGTAGAAGAAAGCAATGTTGTTGAGGTTCATGACGAGGGGACCACCACTGAAACCCAGAGCCAGAAGGAGAAAAAGGGTGATGGAGGAGATCAGAGGCCACCCAAAGAGGGAAGAAGAAGGTCGAAGCCCAATCAAAGATTGAGTAATCTGCCCAAGCATGCTCGAGGAGAGCAGGTGGCAGCTGGCTGGCCAATCTGGCTCACCGACGCATGTGGGGAGGCTCTCGACGGTTGGATTCCAAGGAGGGCTGACACGTTTGAGAAGATTGATAAG ATTGGATCAGGTACATACAGTAATGTTTACAAAGCTAAAGATATGTTGACGGGTAAAATTGTTGCTCTAAAGAAGGTTAGATTTGACAATCTGGAGCCTGAGAGTGTGAAGTTTATGGCTAGAGAAATTCTAATTTTGCGGAGATTGAATCATCCTAATGTTGTAAAGTTGGAGGGTTTGGTTACGTCGAGGATGTCTTGTAGTTTGTATCTGGTCTTTGAGTACATGGATCATGATCTAGCTGGACTTGTTGCAAGCCCAGATATCAAATTCACAGAGCCCCAG GTCAAATGCTACATGCATCAACTGCTATCTGGGCTTGAGCACTGTCACAATCGTGGTGTGCTTCATCGTGATATAAAAGGATCAAATCTTCTTATTGATAATGAAGGAGTACTTAGGATTGCTGATTTTGGATTGGCTTCTTTCTTCGATCCAAACCACAAGCATCCCATGACTAGTCGAGTAGTAACTCTATGGTATCGACCTCCAGAACTTCTTCTTGGGGCTACTGATTATGGTGTGGGTGTGGACCTGTGGAGTGCAGGTTGCATTTTGGCTGAATTATTGGCTGGGAAGCCCATAATGCCTGGTCGTACAGAG GTGGAGCAACTACATAAGATATACAAACTATGCGGCTCACCAACTGATGAATACTGGAGAAAAGCAAAGTTGCCAAATGCTACCTTGTTTAAGCCCCGAGAACCTTACAGAAGATGTATAAAAGAAACATTTAAAGATTTCCCACCATCTTCACTGCCCCTTATTGATTCTCTTCTTGCAATTGATCCAGCTGAACGTATGACAGCTACAGATGCTTTACGTAGTCAG TTCTTCATGACAGAACCATATGCTTGTGAACCTTCTAGCCTCCCAAAGTATCCCCCAACCAAGGAGATAGATGCTAAGCGTCGAGATGATGAAGCTCGGAG ACAAAGAGCTGCTAGTAAAGTCCAGCCTGAAAACGCAAAGAAACCACGCACTCGTGAGCGTGCTGTTAGAGCTATGCCTGCTCCAGAAGCCAATGCTGAGCTTCAAGCTAATATTGAT AGACGGCGtctaatcacgcatgcaaatgcAAAGAGCAAAAGTGAGAAATTTCCTCCACCACACCAAGACGGAGCGGTTGGCTTTCCTGTGGGATCTTCACATCATATCGATCCCTCTGCTGTTCCTACCGACGTACCTTTTAGTTCAACCTCATTCACTTACCAGAAAGGACCAATACAAACTTGGTCAGGTCCATTGGTAGACTCAGCTGGGGTTGGGGCTCCAAGGAGAAAGAAGCACACTACAGGCGATGCACGAGAAACTTCAAAATCTCAGTCTTCCCATAGAGATAGACACGAAGATGCTCGAGTTAAAGGAAAGAGGAGTGTGGCTTAG